From a region of the Paraburkholderia caribensis genome:
- a CDS encoding TetR/AcrR family transcriptional regulator, whose translation MADITVNGRENQKRRTRKDLLQAASRLMKQGRKPGLEEIAEEAMVSRATAYRHFPSMDALLLEASLDVATPDASALFGPRASDDPVARLTRVDTALHDMILANEAPLRMMLAHSLERVAKGDTDSEIPLRQNRRTALIEAALEPVQNQFKPAAFETLTQALALVIGTEAMVVFKDVLQLDDARARKVKRWAIRALVEGARRSRAEGE comes from the coding sequence ATGGCCGACATCACGGTCAACGGGCGCGAGAACCAGAAGCGGCGCACGCGCAAGGACTTGTTGCAGGCGGCTTCTCGTTTGATGAAGCAGGGGCGCAAGCCGGGTCTCGAAGAGATCGCCGAAGAAGCGATGGTGTCGCGCGCCACCGCATATCGCCATTTTCCGAGCATGGATGCGCTGCTGCTGGAAGCGTCGCTCGACGTCGCGACGCCGGATGCGTCGGCGCTGTTCGGCCCGCGCGCGTCGGATGATCCCGTGGCGCGGCTCACGCGCGTCGATACGGCGCTTCACGACATGATCCTCGCCAACGAAGCGCCGCTGCGCATGATGCTCGCGCATTCGCTGGAGCGCGTGGCGAAGGGCGATACCGACAGTGAAATTCCGCTGCGGCAGAATCGGCGGACTGCATTGATCGAGGCGGCGCTGGAGCCGGTGCAGAATCAGTTCAAGCCCGCCGCGTTCGAAACCCTGACGCAAGCGCTCGCACTGGTGATCGGCACCGAGGCGATGGTGGTGTTCAAAGACGTGCTGCAACTCGACGACGCGCGGGCCCGCAAAGTGAAGCGCTGGGCGATCCGCGCGCTGGTCGAGGGGGCGAGGCGGAGTCGCGCAGAGGGGGAGTGA
- a CDS encoding ester cyclase → MTLTPVQMDGKIEEHFGFERRDDVEGVLATLAPDVEHDVVGWPAGPVRGRDEVRPFYEALFADLSESRVECLRRLHGDGFVVDESLWRGKAPGRPFGLEGRGRPLEFRMLHVLEFAESGQIARENVWVDLAAIIRQLPQS, encoded by the coding sequence ATGACGCTGACGCCTGTGCAGATGGACGGGAAGATCGAAGAGCATTTCGGTTTCGAGAGACGCGACGACGTCGAAGGCGTGCTCGCCACGCTCGCGCCGGACGTCGAGCATGACGTGGTCGGATGGCCTGCGGGACCGGTGCGTGGGCGCGACGAAGTGCGGCCGTTCTACGAGGCGCTATTCGCGGATCTGTCGGAGAGCCGGGTGGAGTGTTTGCGGCGTCTGCACGGAGACGGTTTTGTCGTCGATGAATCGCTGTGGCGCGGCAAGGCGCCGGGGCGGCCATTCGGACTCGAAGGGCGCGGGCGTCCGCTGGAATTCCGCATGCTGCATGTGCTCGAGTTCGCGGAAAGCGGGCAGATCGCGCGCGAGAACGTATGGGTCGATCTCGCGGCGATCATCCGGCAGTTGCCGCAATCCTGA
- a CDS encoding helix-turn-helix domain-containing protein produces MKIEHPTDGPPRLPWAHDYFSTASESPQQQLLAWRHRIGHILDVPVARSQRESGFQGSIDSYRVADLAFMDCRTDAVLQTRTAARISTDNVRQFVFHVLVDGQIETKTGLYPKHVATQLRPGILALDMGQPMRMERTDCRLLAIFLPRDMLESVLPEPESIHGNVVEYDSPLARLIPGYLAALSQTAQSADPAGFHDALKTCTMLIAAAFGKRSGRTGGARAAARAAVFGTLRRYIEANLHEPDLSPESVLLASQLSRPTLYRLFESEGGLATYIRNRRLSQAADELRRYPNKAVVEIAYGLGFNSASDFNRAFRRAFDMSPLDYRMFAL; encoded by the coding sequence TTGAAGATCGAGCATCCGACCGACGGCCCGCCCCGGCTCCCGTGGGCTCACGACTACTTCAGCACCGCCAGCGAGTCGCCGCAGCAGCAATTGCTCGCGTGGCGGCATCGCATCGGTCATATCCTGGATGTGCCCGTTGCAAGGAGTCAGCGGGAAAGCGGCTTTCAAGGGAGCATCGACAGTTATCGCGTCGCGGATCTCGCCTTCATGGACTGCCGCACCGACGCCGTCCTGCAAACCCGCACGGCCGCGCGAATCTCCACGGACAACGTGCGCCAGTTCGTATTCCATGTGCTCGTCGACGGCCAGATCGAGACGAAGACGGGCTTGTATCCGAAGCACGTTGCCACGCAGCTCAGGCCCGGCATTCTCGCGCTGGACATGGGCCAACCCATGCGCATGGAACGCACCGACTGCCGCTTGCTGGCGATCTTCCTGCCGCGCGACATGCTCGAATCGGTGCTACCCGAACCTGAGTCGATTCACGGCAATGTGGTCGAGTACGACTCGCCGCTCGCGCGCCTGATTCCGGGCTATCTCGCCGCGCTGTCCCAAACCGCCCAATCGGCGGATCCTGCCGGTTTCCACGATGCACTGAAAACCTGCACGATGTTGATCGCGGCCGCCTTCGGCAAGCGGTCGGGCCGCACGGGCGGTGCACGCGCGGCCGCGCGCGCCGCCGTGTTCGGCACCCTCCGGCGCTACATCGAAGCGAATCTGCACGAACCCGATCTCTCACCCGAAAGCGTGCTGCTCGCGTCGCAGCTATCGCGCCCGACGCTCTACCGTCTGTTCGAGAGCGAGGGCGGGCTCGCAACGTATATTCGCAACCGGCGGCTGAGCCAGGCAGCGGACGAACTGCGCCGCTATCCGAACAAGGCGGTCGTCGAAATCGCGTATGGACTCGGGTTCAACAGCGCGTCCGATTTCAATCGCGCGTTCCGCCGCGCATTCGATATGTCGCCGCTCGACTACCGGATGTTCGCGCTTTAA